DNA from Poecilia reticulata strain Guanapo linkage group LG20, Guppy_female_1.0+MT, whole genome shotgun sequence:
GACCCAAAAGGGACACACAATGTCACAATCATTGCTGAAGAGTAACTTGAACTTGAAAAGTCCAACATTGACGATGGTCGACCCTAAAACTTATGCATTGCAGGCcaaggttttgttgtttgttggaCTTTTTGTTGGCAGGGTAGCTGGGCTGCATTCAGGCAGAGAAATGTCCTTCCTCAATcctgggaaacatttcactaaCAAATGTCTGACACGATCTTGGAATTTCGCCCCTAGCAATGTGTAGAAGAAAGGACTgatgcaaaagtaaaagtatgCCATGTTACGAGTGATCTGAAAGGCGTAACCGAGTTTCTGTGATTCCTCACAGCTATTGGGTCCATATTCCAGAAGCACTACAACAACACTGAATGGAGTACAGCAgataaaacacagcagcatgATGACTAAGACCAGTCTGACTGTCTTGAATTTAGAAGCTATTCTTGTTGATATGACTGTGATTGTAATTCTGACGTTGCAGTAGATAATAGCAGCCAGAGGGAGGATGAAGAACACAAAAAGCTGAATATAAAATCCAGCATTTATCACTACATCCATATTTGGGAGATCAGTGGGATAATAATCACAATGTATTGAATTGTTTAAATACGTGAAAGTGTTGAGGGAAAGCATCGGCCTGATGCAAGCCAAACCGCTCACCAGCCACACCACCACACAGGAAATGACTGCGTAACGTTGATTCCTCACATGAGCAGCAGGCAGCGAATACACAACAGCCAGATGTTGGTCAAACATCAGcagagttaaaaagaaaactgagctGTAGAAGCCCATGTAGTAGGCACTGAAGACAATCTTGCACATAGCTGAGCCAAAAATCCATTCAGAGATCTGCATGTAGACGGCCACAAAGGGAAGGCTGCTCATGAAGATCAGGGAGGACGCCACCAGGTTGACCAGCAAGATGTTGATCACAGTGGTCAGCCTCTCGAATCTGGGatgacagacagagagaaagaaacagtgTTTATAAGTTGCTTTTTGGCAGATTTGGTCTGATTTGTCCGGATATAAAATCATAGGTACCACTTCATCACTACACTAGTGATGGGACTTCTGACTCTGAAACGAAACATCTTCAGGATCCGTTCACTTCAAAGACCTGCTCACGAGAcccatttttgaaaatgtacatttttccaaaaacaagcCATTTTATCTGTAATAAAGTTTAATTCTAGTTGGTTTTGTGGATGAAGTTCACAAAAAAGCTGGGCCTGTATTTAGTAaataactgcagtaaaaaagcaaatatcacgtatgtatttttatataatataacatttcaaaaaagaaaaagtcaaatcaaatgTAGTAAGAGTTACTGTAGAGTATTGTAAGCAAACAGTTGTAAAACCAAAGAACAGCTCTGACTAACGGAGAATCAACTTCTGTCGTTCATGAATCAGATCAGTTGTGAATACTTACACTAACACCGACACCTACTATTTTGGAATTGTGCCTGGTTGCTCTCTAACCTTGCTTCTTTGGGACCAAAGCCAATAACTACTgtcttttcttctgtctttgtATTAAATGTTTCCTCAAGTCCACAATCGAAATGagctttgatatattttttgtgtgtgttgttatctTTGGTAAAACACACACTAAGTTGTGAAAGGGAAATTTTGTATTATATTTGCTATGTTGTAGCAAATTTAGTTTCAGTCTAGTATCTTATGTCTTTGTCCACCTCATGCTTATGTTTTGTTGTCATGTTCAGAAACATTTCAACAGTGAATCTGTCTGGgccattttttccctttttacatTAAGACACAGACGTAATTCATTACATCTCGTCTGCTAGCTaatgtatttcttaaaattgCAGCCAGTCTCCCTACAGGGTAAAATCTGTGAAAGTCTTGCAAATGTTGGACTCTGGACCTTTTTCTCAATTCACTTCATGTCACAACCATTTCTGAAGAGTAACTTGAACTTGAAAAGTCCAACTTCTAGGCAAAATCTGTCAAACGCAATATTggattgtttttcagttgttttgggTTTGATAAATCCATTATTATTCTGTGTTCTTTAGACTCGTCATTTTTATCAGCCTTGTTTCTGCTTTACTTGGACTCACCGGTAGATGATGAACAGAACAAGCCCGTTGCCAAGCAGACTGAAGACGAACATGAAGTAGTAGAGGATGGACAGCTGAGCTCCCAGCCTGTTGTCACCATCTCTGCTGCACGGTGAAAACTCTTCACTTCCATTAGTACTGTTTGGTAACATTTCTATCTTTACCTAAAATCagccacaaataaaaacaaaaagttagaCGTTCAGGATCATACTTATAGAAGAAtatgaaattattcaaaaatatatatgttggAAATAAATTAGTTGACTTACAACTTGAAGAGCTGAGAAGCTTCAGATTACAGATGTGTGTCTGATAATGAAAACCCTCAGTAACAAGTTACCAAACTAGGAAGTTCTTCGGTTTTTGTTAGCAGGTCTGTGCCTGCATGTTTACAGCTGAAACCTGATCCatgcactgaataaaaagacacaccTTTTTGtactcactgtctgaagttaaatcagaccaaactgtTTTTAGATCAGTtagaattactaaaattatttttatttgttacatgCCAGGCCAGAAAATTtggctaaaaacattttttagaattttttttgtgactttcctTGAATTCACAATCTTACATGCATTTCGGTCAGCATCAGGGATGAATGTCTTTTGAACTGTATgacaaagttacaaaaatatttctaaaaaaaaggtTCTCACTGACTTTTCAGTGTaagtaaatatctggtttcatttGAACTGCAtatacaaaaatgttgaaagacaGCAGAGTCTGTCAACACAGCTCCTTAAAAGGAAGTTATTGTTCTAATGGTTCAGCTACTCAGAGgtaaacagattattttatacTCAGGGTGTTGCTGTAGGATAAATGTCAGTGATGAAGCTGTGGCTAAGAAACTaactgaaaaaacacagaaatatagATAAATTTACAATAACAAATGCTTCTGGTGAGACTGTTAAGAAGACATCAAATGGTTAAATGTTCTTAAAACCACCATTTCTTGTGTCATACAGTTAACCATGAGCTTGACCAATATCTGGTTGCAGAttttgtaaacttctgatttctCAATAACAATTCTTGtcttttaaaatacacacaacaaCCAACAACAGCAagtcaaaat
Protein-coding regions in this window:
- the LOC103482363 gene encoding C-C chemokine receptor type 1-like, yielding MLPNSTNGSEEFSPCSRDGDNRLGAQLSILYYFMFVFSLLGNGLVLFIIYRFERLTTVINILLVNLVASSLIFMSSLPFVAVYMQISEWIFGSAMCKIVFSAYYMGFYSSVFFLTLLMFDQHLAVVYSLPAAHVRNQRYAVISCVVVWLVSGLACIRPMLSLNTFTYLNNSIHCDYYPTDLPNMDVVINAGFYIQLFVFFILPLAAIIYCNVRITITVISTRIASKFKTVRLVLVIMLLCFICCTPFSVVVVLLEYGPNSCEESQKLGYAFQITRNMAYFYFCISPFFYTLLGAKFQDRVRHLLVKCFPGLRKDISLPECSPATLPTKSPTNNKTLACNA